CCTTCTTCCGCATCCCGAACGAGGACTTCCTCTTCGTGCTGTGGACCTTCATCGACTTCCCCATCCAGTGGATGAAGGACTACGGCTGGCGTCCCTTCACCCAGCACGAGCAGGAGGCCTGGTTCCATTACTGGTGCGAAATCGGCCGCCGCATGGGCCTGAAGGACATCCCCGAGGACAAGCCCGCCTACGACGCCTTCATCCGCGACTACGAAGCGCGAGAGTTCGTCCCCAACGAGGCCAGCCACCGCGTCGCCCAGTCCACCGTGGACATCCTCGCCGGCTGGGTGCCGCGTCCGCTGCGTCCGCTGGTGGCCCCCATCAGCCTCAGCCTGGTGCCGCCGCGCCTGCTCCCCGCCATCCAGTTCGACTCCCCACCCGCCTGGGTGGGAGGCCTGGTGAAGGGCGCCCTCAAGCTGCGCAAGCGCGTCAAACGCCACGTCTCGCTGGAGCGCTATCCATCCACCCTGGACACGACGCTCAACCGCACCTACCCCGGCAACACCTACCGCATCGAAGGCCTGGGCCCGGACTACGCCCACCGCGACGCGGAATGAAAACGGGTGAGCCAGGCACAGAGGGCCGCCACGGACTCATCCAGCGTCTGACGTGGCCCCCAGAACATCGGGGCAATCGCCTCGAAGGCATCCTGGATGGCCTCGGTGCCTTCGCCGCCTGGGAGGAAGTGCCGCAGGTCACCAGCAGGAGGCGCTGAAATCTGCTTCTGCCGGATCATCTCCTCCGCCAGCGCACGGACATCCGGGTAGTCGGCAAGAGGAGGTAGCGCATCCTCGGCGGCGATGATGCGTGCCGCGTCCTCGTAGTGACGCACGAAGGTAGCGGGCTCCAGCGGCTCCTTCTTGAGCCGGCGCTGGATGGCATCCACCTTCTCCAACAGCGTGACCATGGGATGAACGCACCGCACGGCCCTGGGGCGGTTTTCCCTGAAGTCCGCCAGTTGGCGCTGGGCCTCAAGCTCATCATGGACGAATGACGCCATGTCGCGCCGGACAAAGGGCGTCACCCGCGCATTGCCAACTTCCAGGAGGACGAAGGGACGCAGGATTCCCACCATGCCGCCCAGGTGCTGCGCCGGATACAGGATGCGCACGCTGGCGGAGCGCCAGTACCGATCCGCTCCGTCGACATCCAGCTCCGTCCTCGCTCCGGGAACCTGGATGCGCTCGGCCAGGGCCTCGAAGAACGCGCGGCGAGCCTTCGTTGCTCCCGCGCCGGTGCGGAGCCAGTCCGTCACCCGGGGAAGCTCGACCGCTCCTGCCTCCAGCTTGAGGTCCAGGTCTTCCGAGAACCGCTGGATGAGCGAGAAGCCCTTCGAGAGCGACGTGCCGCCCTTGAACCAGACCTCGAAGCCCACGTCATGCAGGGCCCACAGCGTATGGGTGACCCAGTAGTCCTTCTCGGTGAGTCCAAGAGAGAGCCGCCGTTTGTCGGCGACGATTCGCAGCAGTTGATCGAATTCGGGGTCGTCGTGGATGAAGGTCATGCAGAGGCAGAGAGGATCGCTTCGTGGATCCACTCACGCGTGCTCTGCCTACCAAACCGGTCAGACATCTCTCCGAGCCGCCGGGCATCGAACGCGCCTCGCTTCAGTGCGCGCATCAATGCGCGCGCCAACTGAGCGGGTGCGACGCCTGCACTCCCGGCGTTCTCGAAGAGATCCACCACGAACCACTCCGGCGTCGGGGGTTGAGGGAAGGCGACCCGCCGCAGCTCAAAGGCCCTTCCCCCCAACTCGAAGCGACCCGAGCGCTTCGTGTTGTAGACGAGCGCCGAAGCGAAGACCGCCGTGGACCCCAACCCGAGCGCATTCCATCGCTCCGGCCCGGTGAAGACGAACGGACTGCCCTCCAGGAACGCCTTCATGATGGCTTCATCGGACGGAGCCACCACGCCGAAGCGTCCCCGCTTGGGACAGGCATAGAGCCCATGCGCCAGGGGTATCAGCACGCCCTCGCCCACCAATCGCCGGGCCAGCCGGGGTGCATTCGCGCCCCACGTGGCCAGCTCCTTCGTCCGGTAGACGCGGCCCGGCTCCAGCACGGGATGGACGGCGGCGGGCATGGTGGTACGAAATTTCCCGAAGAAAAAGGACAACGTCAACCGCGAAAAAGCCCGCATCCCTTCTCAGAGACACGGGCCTTCGGACCTCATGACGTCACAGCGGCTCAGCTCTTGTACTTCACGGAGCAGCCGTACGGCTCGGAGGTCGCGGTCGGGACCTGCTTGCCGTTGAGGAGCGCGTCCACCGCCGTCTGCACGTAGTTCACCTTGGTGGCTTCCTTGCCACGCGGGTCGTTGTCGATGGCGCCCGCGTAGCGGACCACGCCCTCACCGTCGATGACGTACATGTGCGGCGTCGTCTTCGCCGCGTAGCTCTTGCCCACCGTGCCGTCCGTGTCCAGCAGCACCGGCTGGCTGAAGCCCTCCTTCTTCTTCCAGTCCGCGGCGCTCTTCGCGTTGTGCGTGGAGGACGAGTCCACCGCCAGCCACACCACCTTCTTCGCGTCGAAGCCCTTCTGCGTGTTCTGCATCGTCTTGGCCTCGTAGTGCCGCTTCACGAACGGGCACTCCGGGTTGGTCCACTCGAGCACCACCACCTTGCCCTTGTACTCGGACAGCGAGTGGGCCTTGCCCGCCTCGTCCTTCAGCGTGAACGCCGGAGCGGGCTTGCCCACCTCCGCGGTGTCAGCGGCGAAGACGGGCGCGGACACGAAAGCCGCGGTGAGAGCCAGAGCCTTGAAGACCTGCTTCATGACGGAACCTCCAATGAGTTGAACGCCGCGCAACGAACAGCCCGACCGCCACTTCACTCCCGGCTCAAGGCCGGGCACACACCACCGAGCCACCCTTCAACGGTGACCCACACTCCGCCGCGCGCTGCACCGCCGTGATGACGCTGTCCGCGGTGAGCAGCTCGTTGAGCACCTCCGGCTTGTCCGGCGCGCCCGGGCTCAACACCAGGTACATGGGCACACCCGCGCGGCCATGCTCCGCCAGCTTCGTGGTGATGCGCGCGTCCCGCCGCGTCCAGTCCGCCACGAAGAACGCCACGTTGTGCTTCAGGAACGCCTGCCGCACGTCATCGCGCGACAGCACGGTGCGCTCGTTGAACTTGCACGTGAGGCACCAGTCCGCCGTGAAGTCCACGAACACCGGCTGCCCCGCCGCCAGCGCCGCCGTCACCGCCGCCTCGTCCCACGCCTGCGCGCCACCGTGCGCCGCCACCGCCGCGCCGCGCGTCTCCAGTGACGCCTGAGCCTCCTCGAAGCGCAGCGCCACCGCGCCCGCGCCCACCAGCACGAGCACCGCCAGCGCCACCGTCACGCCCCGGCGCCCGCCCTCCAGGCCCTGCGACTGGCCATACAGCCACGTGACCAGGCCCACCGCGATGAGGAACGCGAGCAGCCGCGCCATGCCGTCCACGCCAGCGAGCCCGCCCATCACCCACACCAGCCACACCGTCGTGCCCAACAGCGCGAAGCCCAGGAACTGCTTGCCGCGCTCCATCCACATGCCCGGCTTGGGCAGCCGCTTCGCCAGCCCCGGCACCAGCACCAGCAGGCAGAAGGGCAGCGCCAGGCCCAGGCCCAGCGCCACGAACACCGCCACCACCGTGGCCGGGCCCGCCGCGAACGCGAAGCCCACCGCCGTGCCCAACAGCGGCGCCGAGCACGGCGTCGCCAGCACCACCGCGAGCACACCCTCGCCCGCGCTGCGCATCAGGCCGTGGCTCTGGTCCACCTTGCCCGCCAGCGCCGTGCCGTCCGCGCCCAGCGTGTAGACGCCGAAGAGGTTGAGCGCGAACGCCACCAGCACCGCGCTCACGCCCGCGACGAACAGCGGCTCCTGGAACTGGAAGCCCCAGCCCACGCTGGCCCCGCCCGCGCGCACCGCCAGCACCGCGCCCGCGAGCAGCAGCATCGTCGCCAGGATGCCGCCCGCGTACGCCGCCGCGTGCGGCGCGACCTTGCCCTTCTCCTCCTGCACCATCCGCGTGAAGCCATACGCCTTGAGCGCCAGCACCGGGAACACGCACGGCATCAGGTTGAGCAGCGCGCCGCCCAGGAACGCGAACAGCAGCGCGGCGCCCAGCCCCAGCGGGGACTCGCCCGCCGCCACCGGCGCCGCCGCGACCGCGGGCTTCACCTTGCCCATCGCGTCCTTCACCGACGGGACCTTCAGGGGCGCCGGGCCCGCGGACGCGCCAGCCGCGGCCACCATCGGCGCGAGCGCCGTGTCCACGTCCACCGCCGTGAAGCCCGTGGCCTTCGTGCCCAGGCGCAGCGCGCCCGTGAGCCGGGGCTCGCCCTTGGGCACCACCGTCGACGCCTGGCCCTCCAGCGCGAACGTCCCCGGCGCCGTCTGCTTCAGCTTCACGCTGTCCACGCCCAGGATGCGGCCGGGCACGAAGAAGTCACCCTCCACGTCGCCCGCGAGCGGCTTGCCGTCCGCCGCCGTCACCGTGAGCTTGCCGGTGAACGGCTGGCCCGCCGTCAGCGTCGTGCCATCCAGCGCCAGGGCCACGCGCGGCGCGCCCTGCGCTCCCACCGGCGACGGCACCTGGGCCTGCGCGGCGTCGAACCGCGGCGCGAACTCCGGATCCAACACCGTCTCCGGCCCCACCGGCACCGTGCGCGTCAGCACCAGCTGCGCGGGGATGCAGTGCACCTTGCACGCGAGCGCGTCCACCGCCGCCGCCACGTTCAGCGTGCCCGTGGCGTCCTTGGACACGTGCGCGGGCGCGAACAGCAGCACCTCGTCGTGGTAGCCGTGCGTGGTGATGAAGCCGTCCGGCGTGCGGAACGTGCTGGGGAAGGGCCAGCGCAGGTCCCCCACCGTGACGCCCGGGATGTCCCACGACACGTCCGTGGCCAGGCCGGAGTCGCCCGGGTTCTTCCAGTAGACGTGCCACTCCGGGTCCATCTTGAGGCGCACGCCCACGCGGAAGTCGCCGCCCGCCTTCACCTGCGTGGCGTCCAGGAGCAGCGCGCCCTCCAGGCGCGGGTCGCCCTCGTCTGGCGCGGTGCTGCCCACGGCGGTGGGCGGCAGCGCGGCCTGGGCCCACGTCGCCAACAGCAGCGCGCCCACCACGCCCAGCCCACCGAGCCGGCTTCCAGACCTCTTGCTCCACGGATGCGTCATGCGACTCCCGTTAATCCACCTGGAAACGCCGTGCTACCTGGGATGCGTCCCCACAGGGTGCACTCAACCTTCCGGGCAGCCGGGCATTCCGCATGCCCGCACGCCCGGCGTCAGGGGCCATCCCGGCCCCCGTGCCTTTCCCCTACGTTCAAGGACTCCGGCCGGTTACGGCTCGGTGTTACCCGTCTTCCAGGGCAGCAGCGCCGCGCCATCCAGCGTTCCACCCGGAGGCGCGCCGCCGTTCGCCGGAGCGGGCAGGGCCGGCCTTGGAGGCGGCCCCACGTTCACCGCGGCCGGAAGCGCCGGCCCGATGCGGCTCATGGTGATGCGCGACACCTCCGACTGGGCCCGGCGCACCCCCAGGGCGGACGGCTGGGCCGCCCGGCGCTCCACCGCCCGGCGCAGGTCCGCCAGGCGGTCCACGTGCCGCTGCGCGGGGACCTCCGCGGAGCCCAGGCGGGCCAGCTTGTAGAGCCCCTTGTCCGCGCCCTCGAGCGCCCGCTCGGCCGCGTCCTGCTGACGGCGGGAGAGCGCCTTCCAGGCGGCGGCCTCGTGCGACACGAGCTCCAGCTCCGCGGACACCGCGCGCACGAAGCGGCCCTCGTCGCTGTCCGGCAGCAGGCGCGTCACCGGCACGGACAGCCGCCGGGTGTCGCCGTGCTCCGTGTACGAAGCGGTGACGGTGAGGTTCCAGTCGCCCTTCTCCAGCACGCCCGCGAAGAGGACGCGGCGCGGGAACGCGTGCGACACCGCGCCCAGCGCGGCGCTCATCGCGTCGCCCTCCACGCGCGACGGGTAGCGGTGACGGCAGCGCAGGTCCGCGAAGCCCGTGGGCAGCACGTACACGCGCGCGTCCGACACCACCTCGCCGAACAGCTCCGCGCCCAGCGCGCCCACCGCCAGCGGCAGGCCCTCCGCGTCGTCCACGTGCGTGAAGCCCGTGCCGGACGGGCCGGTGAGGGCCTCCAGGATCTCCGGCAGGTAGTGCTTGCCCAGCCCCAGCGCGTGCAGCGCCACGCCGGAGTCGTGCACCCGCTGGCCCAGCACCTTGAACTCGCCCAGCGCGGTGGGCCCCACGGAGGGCTCGCCGTCCGTGAGCATGAGCAGCTGCGGCCGGGCGCCCGGCACCAGCACGCGCCGCACGGCCTCCGCGCCGTTCTCCACGGCCTCATGCAGCGCGGTGCCTTCACCGGAGTCCAGGCGGGAGAGCGCCTTCAGGAACGCTGCCTTCGCGCCCGGCTCCATCGCGCGCACGGGCAGCACCTGCTCCGCGTCCGCGTCGAAGGTGAGCAGGCCCACGTAGTCCTTGGGGCCCGCCCGCTCCACCAGCGCGCGCGCCGCCTCCACCGCCGCCGCCAGCGGCGCGCCCCGCATGGACGCGCTGCGGTCGATGACCAGGTTCACCGCCACCGGGGCCCGAGGCGTCTCCGCTTCGGCCTCCAGGGTCACCAGCAGCAGCACTTCGCGGCCGCCCTCCGCGTCGCGCTCCACTGCCCAGGCCGTCTGCTTCATCCGCACTCCCGCATGGTGGGTGGGCCCCATCCTGCTCTTCGCGATTGCCGTCGCGACGACCCCCTGGCCCCGGACGCCCCTGCACGGGCCCGCGTCCGCCCGAAGTCCTGTCGCTGTTCCTGGAGGATGTCGGGTTTCCGGTCGTGAAAGCAACGTGTCCGGCCCGACCGGCCCCAGGTGTCCCAGGCCCGACCGGCACTGGCGATCATCCCGTCCGGCGCGCCTCGGGACGCCTTGCGTCACCTACAAACACACGGATTTCGGCAGGTTCGTCCGGCGTTTTACGGATTTACTTCTGGAGGGTCCGGCACCGGGCATTTCCGGGGACCGCTCTGGTGAGCTCGACCCGGCCTTGGGCGGGGAGCGTCACGGTTGTCCAGCGCACTGCATCAGCGTCCAGGAGTGTCAGCTCCCCAACCTGTCCGACTGTCCGACAGGTTCGACAACGGAGGCCCCCGCGCAGGCCACGGGCCGCGGGGGCAGGGCGTCACTCCGCCACGTGCCAGCCGCCCCAGGCCTCTTCATCCAGGTGGCCCCAGCGCCGGTCATCCGTGGGGTCCAGCGGAACCGAACGGCCATTTTCACCCGTCGCGGACAGCTCCAGGTCGTCCAACCCCTCGTCCAGGTACGTGCTCTCGTCGTGGCTCATGTCCGGCTCCTCGGCGCTCCATTCACGGGGTGTACGGCCTCATGACGGCTCGCGTCCCCTTGGACGCCCTGCGTCGGTCACCGGGCCCGCCCCATGCGGGTCCCTTTACAAGCGCTTCTTGACCGATTTACGAACATGTTGGGAGCCAGCCCCGATTTTGTAAAGCCCTCGGGACAGCAAAGTTCCGGGAGCGTCCGCGGGACCACGCCCGGCCGCCTGCCTTCCAGCACGCCAGGCGCGGGGATTTCGCGCACGACGGGTCCGGGACGGAGGGTGGGTGGGCGCCACCCTGGAGGGCGGCCTGGAAGCGATGAAGGGAACGCTGCGGGACATGGCCTCCGCAGAGCGCTTGATTCGCGAATCACCCCTGCTAGGGTTGACAATCACTCCCGAATTGCCGCGTCGCAGCAACCGGCGTTGCCGCCGTGCGGCCCCAGAGGGTCCCGAGGTTCCATGAACCCCATCATCACCGGCCTGCTGTTGGCAGGCGCAATCTCGATCTTCGTCATCACGATGTCCGGCCGCGTGGGCGTGCTGCTCGCGATGAAGAAGGAGAACCGGCTGGACCACATCCCCTACCGCGTGGCGCAGCTGGTGCGCTTCGGGTTGGGCCAGAAACGCATGGTGGATCCGGAGGAGTTCACGCCGGGCCTGTTCCACATCTTCATCTACGCGGCGTTCATGGTGCTGGCGGTGCGCACCATCATGCTGTTCGTGATGGGCTTCTCGTCCACCGCGCTGGACGTGCTCACCGACCTGTCGCACCCGGCGTGGGACGCCGCGCCGCCGCTCCTGGGCCTCTACAAGGTCTACCTGCTGGTGAAGGACATCGTCGCGGCGCTGGCGCTCGCGGGCGTGGCGTACTTCGTGTGGACGCGCTGGAAGGTGAAGCCGGACCGCATGTCCCAGTCCTGGGAGGCCTACCTCATCCTGGGCTTCATCGCGGGCCTGATGATCACCGAGTTCATGTTCGGTGGCAGCCACATGGTGGCCGCGCACGCCGCCGCGCAGCAGGTGCCCATGGGCGCCACGCAGGTGCCAGCGGCGCCGGCCGCGATGGTCTGGTGGGAGCCCGTCACCAGCCTGATGGGCCTGGCGATGATGCCCCTGGGCGCCACGGCGGCGCACGTGCTGGGCGTGGGCGGCTTCTTCATCCACCTGACCATCATCCTGGCGTTCCTGAACTTCCTGCCGCTGGGCAAGCACTTCCACATCATCACGGGCCTGCCCAACGTCTTCTTCCAGCGCACGCACTCCACCGGCAAGCTGCCCACGCCCAACCTGGAGAAGGAGGAGTTCGGCGCCGCCACGGTGAAGGACCTCACCTGGAAGAACGGCATGGACCTGTACTCCTGTACGGAGTGCGGCCGGTGCCAGACGCACTGTCCCACGTACATCACGGGCAAGCCGCTCACGCACAAGGCCGTCAACCAGGACCTGAAGCACTGGCTCTGGGACAACGAGCGCTGGGTGGAGGAGGGCTACGGCCCCCACGGCGTGAAGGAGCCCCTGCCGGAAATCATCGGCAGCGCGCTGAAGGCGGAGACGGTGTGGGCGTGCACGAGCTGCGGCTGGTGTGAGCAGGCCTGCCCGGTGTTCATCGAGAACGTCCCGCGCCTCATCGACATGCGCCGCTACCAGGTGCAGGTGAAGGCGGAGTTCCCGCCGGAGATCCAGCGCGTGTTCGAGGGCATGGAGCGCCAGGGCAACCCCTGGGGCATCGGCCAGGACCGGCGCGACGAGTGGGCGGAGGACCTGGCGCTGCCCACCTGGGGCGACGGCGGCGAGTACGAGTACCTGTTCTTCGTGGGCTGCGCGGGCAGCTACGACGACAAGCAGAAGAAGGTCAGCCGCGCGCTGGTCAAAATCATGCGCGAAGCGGGCGTGTCCTTCGCGACGCTGTCCAAGCAGGAGATGTGCAACGGCGACTCCGCGCGCCGCATGGGCAACGAGTACCTGTACCAGACGCTGGCCAAGACGAACGTCGAGTCCTGGAACGCGATGGGCGTGAAGGCGGTCATCACGCAGTGCCCGCACTGCTTCAACACCATCAAGAACGAGTACCCGGAGTTCGGCGGCGAGTACCGCGTCATCAACCACACGCAGCTCATCAACGAGCTGCTCAAGGACAAGCGCATCAAGCTGTCCTCGGTGATGAACGCCGGAACGAAGCTGACCTACCACGACCCCTGCTACCTGGGCCGGCACAACGGCGTGTACGACGCGCCCCGCGAAGTGCTCAACGCCATCCCGGGCCTGGAAGTGGTGGAGATGCAGCGCAGCAAGCGTGAAGGCTTCTGCTGCGGCGCCGGTGGCGGCCGGATGTGGATGGAGGAGCACATCGGCACGCGCATCAACCACAACCGCATCAACGAGGTGGCCCTCACGCTCAAGCACGCGGAGGACCCGAACACGCCCTACCCCGACGCCGCGGACAAGAAGAAGCCGGGCATGGTGGGTGACTACAAGGAGCCGGGCGGCAAGGGCATCGTCGCGGTGGCCTGCCCGTTCTGCTCCACGATGCTCAACGACGCGAAGAACGACACCGGCCGTGAGCAGATCCAGGTCAAGGACATCACCGAGCTGGTCGCCGACTCCATGGAGGTCAGCAACAAGGGCGGCACGGTGGCGCCGAGCCCCGTGGTGAGCGCCAAGCCGGAGTAACGCAGTCCCAGCTCCTGATGTGACGAGGGCCCGGTGGCTCCCCGAGTGGGAGCGGCCGGGCCCTTCGCCTTTCCGGGCTTCGGAAGCCTACTTGCGGCCCTTGGGCGTGTGGCCCTCCGAGCGCAGCACGCGCTCCAGGCGCTTCGTGGCGCCGTCGTCGCCCAGCTTGCCCGCGACGTAGGCGCCCGCGGAGGCGAGCTTGCGGCGGAAGCCGCCGGGCGGGACCTCGGAGGGGCGCGAGGGGCGGGCGGGGATCTCCTCGATGCCCTGGTTCTTGAGCAGCGTGCGCGCCATGTCCTTCTCGTCCGAGGTGGCGTGCGGGAACAGGAGCGCGCAGACCGGGAGGTGGCCGTAGGCGGCGGCGGCGACGAACGGCGTCTCGCCCACGGCGTCCGGCAGCGAGGGGTCCGCGCCGGCCTCCAGGAGCAAGCGCACCAGGTCCTCCTGGCCCGCGCGCGCGGCCACCATCAGCGGCGTGCGGCCCTCCTCGTCGAAGGGGTTGGGGTCCGCGCCCGCGTCCAACTGGGCGCTCAGGGCGGCGCGGTCACCCGCGGCGACGGCATCGAACAGGGACACGGTGCGTACCTCCGGCAGGACGCGCGGGAGCATGGCGTTTCAGCGAACGCGACGCCAGGGAGGGGCCCACGCGCTGGCTCTACGGCGAAGAATGCAGGGCATTGCCGTTTCGCGTCGCCGGGCGCCCGCTTAGAGGGCGGGCAGGAGGCACGGCGTGGCTCTCTTCGCGGCGCGGGTCCTGGGTGCGACGTTCGTGGTGCTGGGCGCGTCCATGCTGGTGCTGACCTGGGGGTCGTACCGGCGGGACATGGGCATCCTGCGCGAGGGGCTGCACGCGGAGGGCACGGTGGTGAAGAAGGAGTTCCTCGCGGCCCCGGACGACAGTGACTACGTCCTCGTCTACGCCTTCACGCCCCAGGGCGGTGAGCGCCGGCAGCACCAGCGGAACGTCTCCGCGGAGCTGTGGAAGCGGCTGCGCCCCGGGGACCGCATCCAGGTGCAATATGGCCAGAGCGACCCGCGCCGCAGCTTCCCTGAGGGGCATGGGGTGACGTCGCTGGGGCTCGCGCTCTTTCTCAGCGTCGTGCTGGTGTCCATCACCCTCATCGGAGGGGTGGCGCTGCTGGCGAAGGCGGCGCCGGTTGCTCCTGAGTCCCCTCCCCCGTCATCCTGAGGCGGCCATGCCCTTTGACGCGATCGTGATCCTGGTGCTCCTCATTGGAGCGCCCCTCGTGATGATGGTGCAGCTGTGGCGCCAGTATCAGCTCACCGTGGAGCTGGAGGAGAAGGGAGCTCACGCCTGGGCCGAGGTGGTCGGCACCCGCACGAACTGGCTGAACACGAGGTACCGCATCATCGAGTACGTCTTCCCCCTGCCGGACGGTTCGCGGGTCCACGGTGAGTTCAAGCAGTCCCGCGGGTTCCTGTCCCAGGGCACGGTCGAGGGCGAGCAGATTGAAGTCCGCTACCTGCCGGACAACCCCCACCGGCACCAGCGCGTGGGCACGGAGGTCGGGCTGCTCGCCGTCCTGAGCCTGGCGCTCGCCGCGGTGGTCTTCACGTCCCTGACCATCATCGTAATGATGAACGCGCCGGCGAAGAAGGCCCCGGCGCCGCGCGGGCCCACGCCCTCCGGCAGGCTGCGGAACTACGACGAGCCGCCTCCGCGCACGAAGCGGGGCATCGGGTACTGAACCGGACGAACGATGACCCGGGAGGCCGCGAGGGGTTTCGTTCAGCCTCCATCAGGAGAAGACGTCCCCCTCGTGCTC
The sequence above is drawn from the Corallococcus sp. NCRR genome and encodes:
- a CDS encoding oxygenase MpaB family protein, which gives rise to MTHPADAVPSSCPFSGAGKASAARVPGPVYRKPFWRARLPEVSREIASLDARRDCQRIVHLLTNYEFPFDIVRSTEIALFHTYGSRSVSRLLDRTGEFNKRGQKRYDDTRLLIARFMECGWDGADGRRSLEQMNHIHSFFRIPNEDFLFVLWTFIDFPIQWMKDYGWRPFTQHEQEAWFHYWCEIGRRMGLKDIPEDKPAYDAFIRDYEAREFVPNEASHRVAQSTVDILAGWVPRPLRPLVAPISLSLVPPRLLPAIQFDSPPAWVGGLVKGALKLRKRVKRHVSLERYPSTLDTTLNRTYPGNTYRIEGLGPDYAHRDAE
- a CDS encoding nucleotidyl transferase AbiEii/AbiGii toxin family protein is translated as MTFIHDDPEFDQLLRIVADKRRLSLGLTEKDYWVTHTLWALHDVGFEVWFKGGTSLSKGFSLIQRFSEDLDLKLEAGAVELPRVTDWLRTGAGATKARRAFFEALAERIQVPGARTELDVDGADRYWRSASVRILYPAQHLGGMVGILRPFVLLEVGNARVTPFVRRDMASFVHDELEAQRQLADFRENRPRAVRCVHPMVTLLEKVDAIQRRLKKEPLEPATFVRHYEDAARIIAAEDALPPLADYPDVRALAEEMIRQKQISAPPAGDLRHFLPGGEGTEAIQDAFEAIAPMFWGPRQTLDESVAALCAWLTRFHSASRWA
- a CDS encoding redoxin domain-containing protein — translated: MKQVFKALALTAAFVSAPVFAADTAEVGKPAPAFTLKDEAGKAHSLSEYKGKVVVLEWTNPECPFVKRHYEAKTMQNTQKGFDAKKVVWLAVDSSSTHNAKSAADWKKKEGFSQPVLLDTDGTVGKSYAAKTTPHMYVIDGEGVVRYAGAIDNDPRGKEATKVNYVQTAVDALLNGKQVPTATSEPYGCSVKYKS
- a CDS encoding protein-disulfide reductase DsbD family protein → MTHPWSKRSGSRLGGLGVVGALLLATWAQAALPPTAVGSTAPDEGDPRLEGALLLDATQVKAGGDFRVGVRLKMDPEWHVYWKNPGDSGLATDVSWDIPGVTVGDLRWPFPSTFRTPDGFITTHGYHDEVLLFAPAHVSKDATGTLNVAAAVDALACKVHCIPAQLVLTRTVPVGPETVLDPEFAPRFDAAQAQVPSPVGAQGAPRVALALDGTTLTAGQPFTGKLTVTAADGKPLAGDVEGDFFVPGRILGVDSVKLKQTAPGTFALEGQASTVVPKGEPRLTGALRLGTKATGFTAVDVDTALAPMVAAAGASAGPAPLKVPSVKDAMGKVKPAVAAAPVAAGESPLGLGAALLFAFLGGALLNLMPCVFPVLALKAYGFTRMVQEEKGKVAPHAAAYAGGILATMLLLAGAVLAVRAGGASVGWGFQFQEPLFVAGVSAVLVAFALNLFGVYTLGADGTALAGKVDQSHGLMRSAGEGVLAVVLATPCSAPLLGTAVGFAFAAGPATVVAVFVALGLGLALPFCLLVLVPGLAKRLPKPGMWMERGKQFLGFALLGTTVWLVWVMGGLAGVDGMARLLAFLIAVGLVTWLYGQSQGLEGGRRGVTVALAVLVLVGAGAVALRFEEAQASLETRGAAVAAHGGAQAWDEAAVTAALAAGQPVFVDFTADWCLTCKFNERTVLSRDDVRQAFLKHNVAFFVADWTRRDARITTKLAEHGRAGVPMYLVLSPGAPDKPEVLNELLTADSVITAVQRAAECGSPLKGGSVVCARP
- a CDS encoding vWA domain-containing protein yields the protein MKQTAWAVERDAEGGREVLLLVTLEAEAETPRAPVAVNLVIDRSASMRGAPLAAAVEAARALVERAGPKDYVGLLTFDADAEQVLPVRAMEPGAKAAFLKALSRLDSGEGTALHEAVENGAEAVRRVLVPGARPQLLMLTDGEPSVGPTALGEFKVLGQRVHDSGVALHALGLGKHYLPEILEALTGPSGTGFTHVDDAEGLPLAVGALGAELFGEVVSDARVYVLPTGFADLRCRHRYPSRVEGDAMSAALGAVSHAFPRRVLFAGVLEKGDWNLTVTASYTEHGDTRRLSVPVTRLLPDSDEGRFVRAVSAELELVSHEAAAWKALSRRQQDAAERALEGADKGLYKLARLGSAEVPAQRHVDRLADLRRAVERRAAQPSALGVRRAQSEVSRITMSRIGPALPAAVNVGPPPRPALPAPANGGAPPGGTLDGAALLPWKTGNTEP
- a CDS encoding (Fe-S)-binding protein → MNPIITGLLLAGAISIFVITMSGRVGVLLAMKKENRLDHIPYRVAQLVRFGLGQKRMVDPEEFTPGLFHIFIYAAFMVLAVRTIMLFVMGFSSTALDVLTDLSHPAWDAAPPLLGLYKVYLLVKDIVAALALAGVAYFVWTRWKVKPDRMSQSWEAYLILGFIAGLMITEFMFGGSHMVAAHAAAQQVPMGATQVPAAPAAMVWWEPVTSLMGLAMMPLGATAAHVLGVGGFFIHLTIILAFLNFLPLGKHFHIITGLPNVFFQRTHSTGKLPTPNLEKEEFGAATVKDLTWKNGMDLYSCTECGRCQTHCPTYITGKPLTHKAVNQDLKHWLWDNERWVEEGYGPHGVKEPLPEIIGSALKAETVWACTSCGWCEQACPVFIENVPRLIDMRRYQVQVKAEFPPEIQRVFEGMERQGNPWGIGQDRRDEWAEDLALPTWGDGGEYEYLFFVGCAGSYDDKQKKVSRALVKIMREAGVSFATLSKQEMCNGDSARRMGNEYLYQTLAKTNVESWNAMGVKAVITQCPHCFNTIKNEYPEFGGEYRVINHTQLINELLKDKRIKLSSVMNAGTKLTYHDPCYLGRHNGVYDAPREVLNAIPGLEVVEMQRSKREGFCCGAGGGRMWMEEHIGTRINHNRINEVALTLKHAEDPNTPYPDAADKKKPGMVGDYKEPGGKGIVAVACPFCSTMLNDAKNDTGREQIQVKDITELVADSMEVSNKGGTVAPSPVVSAKPE
- a CDS encoding ankyrin repeat domain-containing protein; protein product: MSLFDAVAAGDRAALSAQLDAGADPNPFDEEGRTPLMVAARAGQEDLVRLLLEAGADPSLPDAVGETPFVAAAAYGHLPVCALLFPHATSDEKDMARTLLKNQGIEEIPARPSRPSEVPPGGFRRKLASAGAYVAGKLGDDGATKRLERVLRSEGHTPKGRK
- a CDS encoding DUF3592 domain-containing protein; this encodes MALFAARVLGATFVVLGASMLVLTWGSYRRDMGILREGLHAEGTVVKKEFLAAPDDSDYVLVYAFTPQGGERRQHQRNVSAELWKRLRPGDRIQVQYGQSDPRRSFPEGHGVTSLGLALFLSVVLVSITLIGGVALLAKAAPVAPESPPPSS
- a CDS encoding DUF3592 domain-containing protein, which gives rise to MPFDAIVILVLLIGAPLVMMVQLWRQYQLTVELEEKGAHAWAEVVGTRTNWLNTRYRIIEYVFPLPDGSRVHGEFKQSRGFLSQGTVEGEQIEVRYLPDNPHRHQRVGTEVGLLAVLSLALAAVVFTSLTIIVMMNAPAKKAPAPRGPTPSGRLRNYDEPPPRTKRGIGY